Proteins from a single region of Gambusia affinis linkage group LG12, SWU_Gaff_1.0, whole genome shotgun sequence:
- the onecut3b gene encoding hepatocyte nuclear factor 6 isoform X2 yields MNSPHARPSPSPSSTPRNLVSHAPGGRPTMVSGMASLLEGSGGDYRTDPSALSGHLHSSISMCETGMSLSNTYTTLTPLQHLPPISTVADKFHHPHSHHHPAAHQRLSAGNVSGSFTLMREDHRGLTSMGNLYSHYPKEMSVTGMGHGSLSPLSGGLGSLHNSQQSLSAYGPGTHLSTDTKMLSPVSGFESHASMLSRSDQEHLARSLGGHGHGLISNLNGMHHHPHSHLHSQANGAVMMADRERHGHVAGQGVSGSGIQAEEINTKEVAQRITAELKRYSIPQAIFAQRILSRSQGTLSDLLRNPKPWSKLKSGRETFRRMWKWLQEPEFQRMSALRLAVVRPGRERARLTAHKARSHPSVQASTSSSTVRM; encoded by the exons ATGAACTCTCCGCACGCTCGGCCGTCTCCGTCCCCAAGCTCCACACCCCGCAACCTGGTCTCGCACGCTCCGGGTGGGCGACCGACCATGGTGTCCGGCATGGCCTCACTTCTCGAAGGGTCCGGCGGGGATTACCGGACGGACCCGTCCGCCTTGTCGGGACACCTCCATTCGTCCATCAGCATGTGTGAGACCGGGATGAGCCTTAGTAACACATACACCACGCTGACCCCTCTGCAGCATCTACCTCCGATATCCACCGTGGCTGATAAGTTTCACCACCCGCACTCGCACCACCACCCTGCCGCCCACCAACGACTGTCCGCCGGGAACGTCAGCGGGAGCTTCACTCTGATGCGGGAGGACCACCGGGGACTGACGTCCATGGGCAACCTGTACAGTCACTACCCAAAAGAGATGTCCGTCACTGGGATGGGTCATGGATCGTTGTCTCCCTTGTCCGGCGGGCTCGGGTCTCTGCACAACTCCCAGCAGTCGCTCTCCGCCTACGGTCCCGGCACGCACCTCTCCACCGACACCAAGATGCTGTCGCCGGTGTCAGGGTTCGAGTCTCACGCCTCCATGCTGTCTCGAAGCGACCAGGAGCACCTGGCCAGAAGTTTAGGTGGACACGGCCACGGCTTGATCTCCAACCTCAATGGGATGCACCACCACCCGCACAGCCACCTCCATTCCCAAGCAAACGGTGCTGTGATGATGGCCGATCGGGAGAGGCACGGTCACGTTGCAGGTCAGGGAGTGTCAGGTTCGGGCATACAGGCGGAGGAAATCAACACGAAGGAGGTGGCTCAAAGGATAACGGCCGAGTTGAAGCGCTACTCTATCCCGCAGGCTATTTTTGCCCAGCGGATCTTGAGCAGGTCGCAGGGCACCCTCTCGGACCTGCTGCGGAACCCCAAACCGTGGAGTAAGCTCAAGTCGGGCCGGGAGACGTTCAGGAGGATGTGGAAGTGGCTGCAGGAGCCCGAGTTTCAGCGGATGTCTGCTCTGCGGCTGGCCG TAGTCCGTCCAGGGCGGGAGAGGGCCCGTCTCACCGCACACAAAGCCCGATCTCATCCGTCCGTCCAGGCGTCGACTAGCAGCAGCACGGTGCG